In one Umezawaea sp. Da 62-37 genomic region, the following are encoded:
- a CDS encoding leucyl aminopeptidase, with translation MTGPKLALTDSDLTTLPADVVVVGTVQGPDGLALADGGAAVDAAFDGGLVAILDTLGAKGRAEEVVKLPTLGKLTAPLLIAVGLGKPGADGSITEEQVRRAAGAAARALAGRKRAVTTLSAVHIGATVEGTLLGGYAFTDYKSEAGDGPVGRLDLVAPAAGSPKDHRAALKASTAIAEAVTTTRDLVNTPPNDLFPASFAERAAALGKAAGLEVEVLDEKALRKAGYGGILGVGMGSSRPPRLVHLSYVGPKATKKVALVGKGITFDTGGISIKPAAGMDEMTSDMGGAAAIVATMVLAAKLKYPLAIEAWVPMAENMPSGSAYRPGDVLTMYGGKTVEVLNTDAEGRLVLSDAIARACEDEPDYLIETSTLTGAAIVALGKKTAGVMGSDEFRDRVAAAGRAVGENAWAMPLPEELRADLDSRLADLANVMGHRWGGMLAAGIFLSEFVAEGVQWAHIDIAGPSWHSGGPSGYTTKGSTGVPVRTLAAVLADIAANG, from the coding sequence GTGACAGGGCCGAAGCTGGCGCTTACTGACAGTGACCTGACCACCTTGCCCGCCGACGTCGTGGTGGTGGGGACGGTGCAGGGTCCGGACGGCCTCGCGCTGGCCGACGGCGGCGCCGCCGTGGACGCGGCGTTCGACGGGGGGCTGGTCGCGATCCTCGACACCCTCGGCGCCAAGGGCAGGGCCGAGGAGGTCGTCAAGCTGCCGACGCTCGGCAAGCTGACCGCCCCGCTGCTGATCGCGGTCGGCCTCGGCAAGCCCGGCGCCGACGGGTCGATCACCGAGGAGCAGGTCCGCCGCGCCGCAGGTGCCGCCGCGCGCGCCCTCGCGGGCCGCAAGCGCGCCGTGACGACGTTGTCAGCCGTGCACATCGGCGCCACCGTCGAGGGCACGCTGCTCGGCGGGTACGCGTTCACCGACTACAAGTCCGAGGCCGGCGACGGCCCGGTCGGCAGGCTCGACCTCGTCGCCCCCGCCGCGGGCAGCCCCAAGGACCACCGCGCCGCGCTCAAGGCGTCCACCGCCATCGCGGAGGCCGTGACCACCACCCGCGACCTGGTCAACACCCCGCCGAACGACCTGTTCCCGGCCTCGTTCGCGGAGCGCGCGGCGGCGCTCGGCAAGGCCGCGGGCCTCGAGGTCGAGGTGCTCGACGAGAAGGCGCTGCGCAAGGCGGGCTACGGCGGCATCCTCGGCGTCGGCATGGGTTCGTCCCGTCCGCCGCGCCTGGTGCACCTGTCCTACGTCGGGCCGAAGGCCACCAAGAAGGTCGCGCTGGTCGGCAAGGGCATCACGTTCGACACCGGCGGCATCTCGATCAAGCCCGCCGCGGGCATGGACGAGATGACCTCCGACATGGGCGGCGCCGCGGCGATCGTGGCCACGATGGTGCTCGCCGCGAAGCTCAAGTACCCGCTGGCCATCGAGGCCTGGGTGCCGATGGCGGAGAACATGCCCTCGGGCTCGGCCTACCGGCCCGGCGACGTCCTCACCATGTACGGCGGCAAGACCGTCGAGGTGCTCAACACCGACGCCGAGGGCAGGCTGGTCCTGTCCGACGCGATCGCGCGCGCCTGCGAGGACGAGCCGGACTACCTGATCGAGACGTCCACGCTCACCGGCGCGGCCATCGTGGCGCTGGGCAAGAAGACTGCGGGCGTCATGGGCTCGGACGAGTTCCGCGACCGGGTCGCCGCCGCGGGCCGCGCGGTCGGCGAGAACGCGTGGGCGATGCCGCTGCCCGAGGAGCTGCGCGCCGACCTCGACTCCCGGCTGGCCGACCTGGCCAACGTGATGGGCCACCGCTGGGGCGGCATGCTCGCCGCGGGGATCTTCCTGAGCGAGTTCGTCGCCGAGGGCGTCCAGTGGGCGCACATCGACATCGCGGGCCCGTCCTGGCACTCCGGCGGACCGTCGGGCTACACCACCAAGGGCAGCACCGGCGTGCCGGTCCGCACCCTGGCCGCCGTGCTCGCGGACATCGCCGCGAACGGTTGA